A genomic region of Candidatus Melainabacteria bacterium contains the following coding sequences:
- a CDS encoding DUF2207 domain-containing protein, protein MKVFPFVFSIALYVVLGSSAPAFADVVQDFSSDIVIEEDSSVEITEAITVDFENNQRHGIYRHIPVIYQRHGSTYSLPLKVESVVSDSGLSANYIFSHQGNEVMIKIGDADRTVSGVHFYQIKYRVERALNFFNQDKQPEFYWNVTGDQWPYPIAHASANVRVPKTVKPEEIRVTSFYGPPGSTTNAISSVSGDVARFASPAPLQAGEGLTIVVGLPAGSVTPPPLWKEILQYLKERWPAWVLPLGTLSVMSLLWWYSGRDVDGDLPIAVEWTPPKDLSPAEVGTLVDESCDMEDIVSTLVDLAVRGHLKIVQQKGSGLLFFAKKDYLFVKLDPPAGESLSPHELSFLQGLFNYDLHANATNTLSNLQAKFYAFLPGIKKSIYDSLTTKGLFLANPDLVRTNYYAMAVLLLFAGVYLLIYAAVWGIGVLSSAGIIFLFARAMPARSAAGSRAKRECLGFARFVRMAEKERIRVLAKDDPTIFGRLLPYAMVLGAADQWATAFEGLLTTPPDWYQPMGYGPNSIFSVTDFVDDLGYGMNTMRSTFASMPVQTSSSSSGSSASSGGSGFSGGYSGGGFGGGGGGSW, encoded by the coding sequence ATGAAAGTCTTCCCTTTCGTATTTTCAATAGCACTGTATGTGGTACTAGGCTCGTCGGCTCCCGCATTTGCCGATGTGGTGCAGGACTTCAGTTCCGACATTGTCATTGAGGAAGATTCTTCCGTCGAGATCACGGAAGCTATCACAGTCGATTTCGAAAATAATCAGCGCCACGGAATATATCGACACATCCCCGTCATCTACCAGCGGCACGGCTCAACGTATTCTTTGCCCTTAAAGGTGGAGAGTGTGGTAAGCGATTCCGGATTATCTGCGAATTATATTTTCAGTCATCAGGGTAATGAAGTGATGATCAAGATCGGCGACGCCGATCGCACCGTCAGTGGTGTGCACTTCTATCAAATCAAATACAGAGTAGAGCGGGCGCTTAATTTCTTCAATCAAGACAAACAGCCTGAGTTCTACTGGAATGTCACAGGGGATCAGTGGCCTTATCCGATCGCTCACGCCAGTGCAAATGTGCGCGTGCCAAAGACTGTCAAACCGGAAGAGATTCGCGTTACTTCCTTTTATGGACCACCTGGCAGTACAACTAATGCAATTAGTTCCGTGAGCGGCGATGTTGCTCGCTTCGCTAGCCCGGCACCACTGCAAGCTGGAGAAGGCTTGACTATCGTTGTTGGTCTGCCTGCCGGGTCGGTGACGCCACCGCCCTTGTGGAAAGAGATCCTGCAATATCTCAAAGAGCGCTGGCCGGCCTGGGTTTTGCCGCTTGGCACTTTGAGCGTGATGTCGTTGCTGTGGTGGTATTCAGGTCGAGATGTAGATGGTGATCTGCCCATCGCAGTCGAGTGGACGCCTCCGAAAGACCTGTCACCGGCGGAGGTCGGCACTCTTGTTGATGAATCTTGTGACATGGAAGACATAGTTTCGACACTGGTCGATCTGGCTGTGCGTGGTCATTTGAAGATCGTTCAGCAGAAGGGGTCGGGGTTGCTGTTCTTCGCCAAGAAAGATTACCTGTTCGTCAAGCTCGATCCACCTGCTGGTGAGAGCCTCTCACCTCACGAACTATCGTTCTTGCAGGGCTTGTTCAATTACGATTTACATGCAAATGCAACTAATACCTTGAGCAATTTGCAAGCAAAATTTTATGCGTTTTTGCCAGGCATAAAGAAATCTATTTACGACTCGCTGACAACCAAAGGACTGTTTCTGGCCAATCCCGATCTTGTTCGCACGAACTATTACGCCATGGCAGTCCTCCTCCTCTTCGCCGGCGTATATTTGCTGATCTATGCGGCTGTTTGGGGTATCGGGGTACTGTCATCAGCCGGCATTATTTTTCTTTTTGCCAGAGCGATGCCGGCGCGTTCCGCTGCTGGTTCCAGGGCGAAGCGAGAGTGTCTCGGTTTTGCACGCTTTGTGCGTATGGCGGAAAAAGAAAGAATTAGAGTGCTGGCCAAAGATGATCCGACTATTTTCGGGCGACTTTTGCCTTACGCCATGGTGCTCGGTGCTGCCGACCAGTGGGCTACTGCCTTCGAGGGGCTGTTGACGACCCCTCCCGACTGGTATCAGCCCATGGGGTATGGACCGAACAGCATTTTTTCCGTCACTGACTTTGTCGATGACCTGGGCTATGGAATGAATACCATGCGCAGCACGTTTGCTTCGATGCCAGTGCAGACAAGCAGCTCGAGCAGTGGAAGTTCCGCCTCCTCAGGAGGCAGCGGCTTCTCGGGTGGCTACAGTGGTGGCGGATTTGGTGGTGGTGGCGGCGGGTCCTGGTAA
- a CDS encoding homogentisate 1,2-dioxygenase: protein MKYLSGFANHFESEAEPGTLPVGQNSPQRCARGLYAEQLSGAAFTASRAENLRSWLYRIRPSVLHSKFKSYKQGLWRGKPFSDAFTTPEQLRWDPMPTPDKPTDFVDGVATIAGNGDAASWRGCATHIYSINRSMTDRFFYDADGELLFVPERGALRMRTEFGDLDVKPGEIAVIPRGVKFQVQLHEDTARGYICENYGPPLRLPPLGVIGANGLANPRDFQSPVAKYEQIEKAHELIAKFNGKLWGTELRHSPLDVVAWHGNYAPYRYDLNHFQAVNTVTFDHSDPSIFTVLTSPSEVPGFANVDFVIFPPRWMVAEHTFRPPYYHRNMMSEYMGLILGVYDAKEEGFVPGGGSLHNCMTAHGPDTDTFEKASAVELTPKYQGDTLAFMFESSLIFHPTEFAVKSEILQPDYLDCWAGLKAKFSPE, encoded by the coding sequence TTGAAATACTTGAGCGGTTTTGCCAACCACTTCGAAAGTGAAGCAGAGCCAGGAACTTTGCCAGTCGGGCAGAACTCTCCGCAGCGCTGTGCTCGTGGACTTTATGCCGAACAATTGAGCGGAGCGGCATTTACAGCCAGTCGAGCCGAGAATCTGCGCAGCTGGTTATATCGCATCCGTCCTTCCGTGCTGCACTCTAAGTTCAAGAGTTATAAGCAAGGATTATGGCGCGGCAAACCATTTTCAGACGCTTTCACCACACCAGAGCAGCTGCGCTGGGACCCAATGCCCACGCCTGACAAACCGACAGACTTCGTAGACGGCGTGGCCACGATAGCAGGCAACGGTGACGCTGCCAGCTGGCGCGGCTGTGCAACCCATATCTACTCGATTAACCGCTCCATGACCGACCGTTTTTTTTACGATGCTGATGGAGAGCTGCTTTTCGTTCCGGAGCGTGGCGCGCTGCGTATGCGCACCGAATTTGGTGACCTTGACGTAAAACCGGGAGAAATTGCCGTCATTCCACGCGGCGTCAAATTTCAAGTGCAGCTTCATGAAGATACCGCCCGTGGTTACATCTGCGAAAACTACGGACCACCTTTGCGCTTGCCTCCTCTCGGCGTAATCGGTGCCAACGGATTGGCCAACCCGAGAGACTTTCAATCACCGGTAGCGAAATATGAACAGATCGAAAAAGCGCACGAACTAATAGCCAAGTTCAACGGCAAATTGTGGGGCACCGAGCTGCGCCATTCGCCACTAGATGTGGTGGCATGGCACGGCAACTACGCTCCTTACAGATACGATTTGAATCACTTCCAGGCCGTTAACACGGTTACTTTCGACCATTCCGATCCGTCGATTTTTACAGTCTTGACTTCACCGTCTGAAGTGCCTGGGTTCGCCAACGTCGACTTTGTCATCTTCCCTCCACGCTGGATGGTTGCAGAACACACCTTCAGACCGCCCTACTACCATCGCAACATGATGAGCGAATACATGGGCTTGATTCTCGGCGTCTACGATGCCAAAGAAGAAGGTTTCGTACCGGGTGGAGGCAGCCTGCATAATTGCATGACCGCTCACGGTCCTGACACCGACACTTTCGAGAAAGCAAGTGCAGTTGAGCTGACCCCTAAATATCAAGGTGACACTCTCGCTTTCATGTTCGAGAGCTCCTTAATTTTTCACCCCACCGAATTTGCAGTCAAATCGGAAATTTTGCAACCAGATTACCTGGATTGTTGGGCTGGCCTGAAAGCCAAGTTTTCTCCAGAGTAA
- a CDS encoding tetratricopeptide repeat protein, with protein MELPPREVPEGLSAQEYYKLGVQYKSMGWTEQARDALNFALEDTSDAATTASAKIFLRTKIPRYPVPLLAEQKNIEGFNLMATGDVDAARNTFEELIAQFPDFEWPYGNLAVLCLHDGQIPKAKDLLEQALEINPDYVNGWLHMATAKGLELDLDGARKCVERALQSDPTDTAAKAMRDALNEL; from the coding sequence ATGGAATTACCGCCGCGCGAAGTTCCTGAGGGACTTTCAGCTCAAGAATATTACAAACTTGGCGTCCAATATAAATCAATGGGTTGGACGGAACAGGCTCGCGACGCGCTCAATTTCGCACTTGAAGATACGTCAGACGCTGCGACCACCGCCTCAGCAAAGATTTTCTTGCGTACTAAGATTCCCCGCTATCCCGTGCCACTGCTGGCCGAGCAAAAGAATATCGAGGGATTCAACTTGATGGCAACCGGTGACGTTGACGCCGCTCGCAATACATTCGAGGAATTGATCGCCCAATTTCCGGATTTCGAGTGGCCATACGGTAATCTGGCCGTGCTATGCCTTCATGACGGGCAGATTCCAAAGGCCAAAGATTTACTGGAACAAGCTCTCGAAATAAATCCCGACTATGTCAATGGCTGGTTGCACATGGCGACCGCGAAAGGACTGGAGTTAGACCTGGACGGTGCTCGCAAGTGCGTCGAACGGGCACTGCAGTCTGATCCCACAGACACGGCAGCAAAAGCAATGCGCGATGCGCTCAATGAGCTTTAG
- a CDS encoding tetratricopeptide repeat protein, producing the protein MIWRSEMFSTVSRSVFSFGIAAVVMAVSATASIADTPAQKRENIHRCLLQIYLSQRKSEAGAEYQALLNMKPSDAQLHFDYGNFLLRGGNANGAAGQYQLAVKNAPRNADYQIGLGNALMRNKNYKGAVAAYRRAVEIGGATGSQSPQSLLQIAQQYVQQQEAYENYKKQQAENQ; encoded by the coding sequence ATGATTTGGAGGTCCGAGATGTTTTCTACGGTTTCACGCTCTGTGTTTTCTTTCGGCATAGCGGCTGTGGTCATGGCGGTTTCAGCAACAGCCAGTATCGCTGACACGCCTGCTCAGAAGCGAGAAAATATTCACAGATGCTTACTGCAAATCTATTTGTCGCAGCGCAAAAGTGAAGCAGGCGCTGAGTATCAAGCACTGCTGAACATGAAGCCTTCAGATGCGCAGTTACACTTTGACTACGGTAATTTCTTGCTGCGAGGCGGCAATGCAAATGGTGCGGCCGGGCAGTATCAACTGGCTGTTAAAAATGCGCCGCGCAACGCTGACTACCAGATTGGTCTGGGCAATGCATTGATGCGCAACAAGAACTATAAGGGTGCAGTGGCAGCTTACCGTCGCGCCGTAGAAATCGGCGGCGCAACCGGCTCGCAAAGCCCGCAATCCCTTTTGCAAATCGCACAACAATATGTGCAGCAGCAAGAGGCTTACGAGAACTATAAGAAGCAGCAAGCTGAAAATCAGTAG
- a CDS encoding tetratricopeptide repeat protein, giving the protein MFRKVPDSNISRMNGMRRNGFLLAGSAMLLAMVSAVPPGALAEESVTLIRHSNKAADYYNAGDYGRARDEYRTAIGLSPKSVELYEGLYNSAIKAGEWDQVAFAIEKIFELDPKKQPTLSYEYGQALFHLNKYDEAVPWLKKALANADTPTVAFVPKIKNIDIVPSTPYVPPPPPKEEPKVPEKPKEPERPPETYSLSFENAVKAECIVIAEFEGLEKNTEKDASWNHPPMAHYHITKNLKGPPLNKALPLKYDFHDLVNTAKPAGWKFSEKTLPEKGSSWILFIEFAVPKRGMFETFQGSYGRQPATDDNLNNLYQLLDKFNMRNPNS; this is encoded by the coding sequence ATGTTCAGAAAGGTCCCAGATTCTAATATTTCAAGGATGAATGGCATGAGACGCAACGGATTCCTCCTGGCTGGTTCGGCGATGTTGCTTGCAATGGTCTCTGCAGTGCCTCCTGGGGCTCTGGCAGAAGAGTCTGTAACACTGATTCGACATTCGAACAAAGCCGCTGACTACTACAATGCCGGCGACTATGGTCGGGCTCGCGACGAATATAGAACTGCAATCGGTCTCAGCCCCAAATCTGTTGAATTGTATGAAGGGCTTTACAACTCGGCCATCAAGGCTGGCGAGTGGGACCAGGTAGCCTTCGCGATTGAGAAGATTTTTGAGCTCGATCCTAAGAAACAGCCCACGCTGTCTTATGAGTATGGACAGGCTCTTTTCCACCTTAACAAATATGATGAGGCGGTGCCATGGTTGAAAAAGGCTCTGGCCAACGCCGATACTCCCACTGTGGCTTTCGTTCCTAAAATCAAGAACATAGACATCGTTCCTTCAACACCGTACGTGCCACCACCGCCACCAAAGGAAGAGCCCAAGGTGCCGGAGAAGCCTAAAGAGCCCGAGCGTCCACCCGAAACTTATTCACTCAGTTTCGAAAATGCGGTCAAGGCAGAATGTATCGTGATCGCTGAATTCGAAGGGCTTGAAAAAAACACAGAGAAAGACGCCAGCTGGAACCACCCACCGATGGCTCACTATCACATCACCAAGAACTTGAAAGGACCGCCTCTAAACAAAGCGCTGCCGCTCAAGTATGACTTCCACGATCTGGTCAACACCGCTAAACCAGCCGGGTGGAAGTTTAGCGAAAAAACATTGCCTGAAAAAGGAAGCAGCTGGATTTTGTTTATTGAGTTCGCTGTGCCTAAGCGCGGCATGTTCGAGACCTTCCAGGGCTCGTATGGACGCCAGCCGGCAACTGATGACAATTTGAATAATCTCTATCAGTTGCTCGACAAATTCAACATGCGCAATCCCAACAGCTAA
- a CDS encoding response regulator, whose protein sequence is MGKNILLLDDDKQFCKLMASVLEGRGHKVLQADSGEKAWETLNKENLDLVIVCGPLPDKSGVDWISEVRAKGNDIRCVFVGQSQKDVQINKSKLENELGISLIVHKPVIPFVFGAQIEGQFAESASAQAGKLKDFETMFLALVTKYAHLLPTKLNDLSAAIQKAKADPNNKDLVGEVRAQAHKIKGTGGSLGFRMVGEAMAFIEQAAVAMPSKSHEEQQISWAEIDRKLIEAQAAGEMEAREVASVVAGKDEGSSAEHEPAMARILVVDSDQEFLNLIEDLGRERLVEIVKALNVTEALNKACLLPLDAALVNVVQDSAEESFKLARQLRELPGYENLPLAFISGDAIGKDRVEAAHAGASLYLDKPLQSDSLETAVQHLVAIRQGGRPRILITDDDEFFANTVALTLRNEGMIVRTLLDPTKILDVMQDFPPDMLLLDVMMPGITGFEVCRMLRQVPRWQDLPIIFLTGQTGVDARVEAFRSGGDDYLPKPVVNEELLTRVKVRLDRSKLLKERSDKDTITGLLLRRAFSEHLTGMIAEAQRTNSGFSVCLLDVDHFKKVNDTYGHLAGDKVLAGLGQLLSRRFRVDDLRGRWGGEEFILAFRREAKETMHAAVLRVLDEFSDMTFVSDEGKEFHVSFSGGLATFPEDGESVYDLLQTADRRLYEAKRAGRRRIVLNDPDPAAVPTTT, encoded by the coding sequence ATGGGCAAAAACATCCTACTTCTAGACGACGACAAGCAGTTTTGCAAACTGATGGCCTCGGTGCTAGAGGGGCGCGGGCACAAAGTCTTGCAAGCCGACAGCGGTGAAAAGGCCTGGGAAACTCTAAACAAAGAGAATCTCGACCTGGTTATCGTTTGCGGACCACTGCCAGACAAATCGGGCGTAGATTGGATAAGCGAGGTGCGTGCCAAGGGCAACGACATACGCTGTGTTTTTGTCGGGCAATCGCAGAAAGATGTGCAGATAAATAAATCCAAGCTTGAAAACGAGCTTGGCATCTCGCTTATCGTTCATAAGCCTGTGATTCCATTTGTCTTTGGCGCCCAGATAGAAGGTCAGTTCGCCGAGAGTGCCTCTGCTCAAGCGGGCAAACTGAAAGATTTCGAAACGATGTTTCTGGCGCTCGTAACAAAATATGCTCACCTGTTGCCGACAAAATTGAATGACCTGTCTGCAGCAATTCAAAAAGCGAAAGCAGATCCGAATAATAAAGATCTGGTTGGCGAAGTGCGCGCACAGGCTCACAAAATCAAAGGCACGGGAGGCTCGCTGGGTTTCAGAATGGTCGGGGAAGCAATGGCTTTCATCGAACAAGCAGCCGTGGCGATGCCAAGCAAATCTCACGAAGAACAACAGATTTCCTGGGCCGAAATCGACAGAAAGCTGATCGAAGCTCAGGCGGCAGGCGAAATGGAGGCACGCGAAGTTGCCTCGGTGGTAGCCGGTAAAGACGAAGGTTCAAGTGCCGAGCACGAACCAGCTATGGCGAGAATATTAGTCGTCGACAGCGATCAGGAATTTCTCAATCTGATCGAAGATCTCGGTCGCGAGAGGCTTGTGGAAATCGTTAAAGCACTGAACGTCACCGAAGCGCTAAACAAGGCGTGCCTGCTCCCTCTCGACGCGGCACTGGTAAATGTCGTGCAAGACTCAGCCGAAGAATCGTTCAAACTGGCGAGACAACTGCGAGAGCTGCCTGGTTACGAGAACCTTCCTCTGGCTTTCATTTCAGGCGATGCAATCGGCAAAGACCGCGTTGAAGCCGCTCATGCCGGTGCTTCTCTATATCTCGACAAACCACTGCAATCAGATTCGCTCGAGACCGCTGTTCAGCATCTCGTCGCCATCAGACAGGGCGGTCGGCCGCGCATCTTAATCACTGATGACGACGAATTTTTCGCCAACACAGTCGCCCTCACCTTGCGCAACGAAGGCATGATTGTGCGCACCTTGCTCGACCCGACAAAAATTCTCGACGTCATGCAAGATTTTCCACCCGACATGCTGCTTCTCGACGTAATGATGCCAGGCATCACAGGCTTCGAAGTCTGCCGTATGCTCAGACAGGTACCGCGCTGGCAAGACCTGCCAATCATCTTCCTGACTGGACAAACCGGTGTTGATGCTCGCGTCGAAGCCTTCAGATCTGGCGGAGACGACTATCTGCCAAAACCGGTAGTGAACGAGGAACTGCTTACCCGAGTCAAAGTAAGACTGGACCGCTCCAAACTTTTGAAAGAACGTTCAGACAAAGACACAATCACCGGTCTCTTGCTGAGACGGGCATTTTCAGAGCACCTCACCGGAATGATCGCGGAAGCCCAGCGAACAAATTCTGGTTTCTCAGTTTGCTTGCTTGACGTCGATCACTTCAAAAAAGTGAACGATACGTACGGTCATCTTGCCGGCGACAAAGTACTGGCCGGGCTCGGACAGCTGCTTTCCCGCAGATTCCGAGTCGACGATCTACGCGGGCGCTGGGGCGGCGAAGAATTCATTCTCGCCTTTAGAAGAGAAGCAAAAGAGACGATGCATGCAGCCGTGCTGCGCGTTTTAGACGAATTCAGCGACATGACTTTCGTCAGTGATGAAGGTAAAGAATTTCACGTCAGCTTCAGCGGTGGTCTGGCTACTTTCCCGGAAGACGGCGAATCAGTCTACGACCTGCTTCAGACAGCAGACAGAAGACTCTATGAAGCGAAACGAGCCGGCAGACGTCGAATCGTTTTAAACGATCCGGATCCAGCGGCTGTTCCGACTACGACTTGA